One region of Mangifera indica cultivar Alphonso chromosome 3, CATAS_Mindica_2.1, whole genome shotgun sequence genomic DNA includes:
- the LOC123211390 gene encoding putative E3 ubiquitin-protein ligase RF298 isoform X2 has translation MASLVAKGSSIGSYQVSPLMSVQEKGSRNKRKFRADPPLGEMNKVIPSGQNESPTYEFSAEKFEITPAHGQASACDFCGVTQDHADGLKLDLGLSTAVCSSEVGPSRPREEIEAEEFQDADWNDLTESQLEELVLSNLDTIFKSAIRKIIACGYTAEVATKAVLRSGLCYGCKDTVSNIVDNTLTFLRNGQEINSSREHYFEDLQQLEKYILAELVCVLREVRPFFSTGDAMWCLLICDMNVAHACAMDGDPLSSFSSDGASIGNSYVSTQPQVKTEAKNSEMSLPNPCKPVPSISCSHCSQSEAPAMAGVPNMTKSNSLVLSGLSEKESSNLMSDAADKTFSAAGTSQSTVLEEKFVGSRKVHSSSTKREYVLRQKSLHLEKHYRTYGSKGSSRAGKLNGLGGLILDKRQKSVTESTSVNIKNTSLKISKAIEVHQENGNHNPSTTPGPSSPVVFTSESSNASSNAISALPKTSILSTLPPVSNPSTFPLANNLSSLSSADTELSLSLLTKGNSAQVPVSANADGPNGSYAGIQYNKSLEQWVPQDKKDELIVKLVPRVQELQNQLHEWTEWANQKVMQAARRLSKDKAELKTLRQEKEEVERLKKEKQILEENTMKKLSEMENALCKASGQVERANSAVRRLDVENAALRQEMEAAKLRAAESAASCQEVSMREKKTQKKFQSWEKQKTLFREELVTEKRKVAQLLQELEREKALQEQFEDRFHFLANQKSHLKINFEPCIRCLKV, from the coding sequence ATGGCATCATTGGTTGCTAAGGGAAGTAGTATTGGTAGTTATCAAGTGTCTCCTCTGATGTCGGTTCAAGAAAAAGGCAGCAGAAATAAGAGGAAGTTTCGAGCTGATCCGCCTTTAGGTGAAATGAATAAGGTTATACCTTCAGGTCAAAATGAGTCCCCAACTTATGAATTCTCAGCAGAGAAATTTGAAATCACCCCGGCTCATGGACAAGCTAGTGCCTGTGACTTTTGTGGTGTTACACAAGACCATGCTGATGGGTTAAAACTGGACCTTGGATTGTCTACTGCTGTATGTTCATCTGAGGTTGGTCCAAGCCGACCTAGAGAAGAAATAGAGGCAGAGGAGTTTCAAGATGCTGATTGGAATGACCTCACAGAAAGTCAGCTAGAAGAACTTGTTTTGAGCAATTTGGACACAATTTTCAAGAGtgcaataagaaaaattattgctTGTGGCTACACAGCAGAAGTAGCTACAAAGGCTGTCTTGAGGTCTGGCCTTTGTTATGGTTGTAAAGATACTGTTTCAAATATAGTAGATAACACCTTAACATTCCTTAGAAATGGCCAAGAGATAAATTCTTCCAGGGAACACTATTTTGAGGATTTACAACAGCTGGAGAAGTATATACTGGCAGAACTGGTTTGTGTTCTTCGAGAAGTTAGGCCTTTCTTCAGTACTGGGGATGCAATGTGGTGCTTATTAATTTGTGACATGAATGTCGCTCATGCATGTGCAATGGATGGTGATCCCTTAAGTAGTTTCTCAAGTGATGGAGCTTCAATTGGGAATTCATATGTTTCCACCCAACCCCAGGTTAAAACAGAGGCAAAAAATTCTGAAATGAGTCTTCCGAATCCCTGTAAGCCAGTTCCTTCAATCTCTTGTTCTCATTGTTCTCAATCTGAGGCACCTGCCATGGCAGGGGTTCCAAATATGACAAAATCAAATTCGCTTGTTCTCAGTGGACTTTCAGAGAAAGAGAGCTCCAATTTGATGTCTGATGCTGCGGATAAAACTTTCAGTGCTGCAGGAACATCTCAATCCACTGTATTGGAGGAAAAATTTGTGGGTAGTAGAAAGGTACATTCAAGTAGTACCAAGAGAGAATATGTGCTTCGTCAGAAGTCTCTTCATTTGGAGAAACACTACCGAACATATGGATCTAAAGGATCCTCAAGAGCTGGGAAACTGAATGGTTTGGGTGGCTTAATCTTAGATAAGAGACAAAAATCCGTGACTGAGAGCACTTCTGTCAACATAAAGAACACTTCCTTAAAAATAAGCAAGGCCATTGAAGTACATCAAGAAAATGGGAACCACAATCCATCGACCACTCCTGGACCCTCTTCACCTGTAGTGTTTACTTCAGAAAGTTCTAATGCCAGTTCTAATGCCATTTCTGCATTGCCTAAGACCAGTATACTATCCACACTCCCTCCAGTTAGTAATCCATCTACTTTTCCTTTAGCCAATAACCTGTCTTCATTATCATCTGCTGATACAGAGCTTTCTCTTTCATTGCTTACCAAAGGTAACTCTGCTCAAGTTCCTGTTAGTGCTAATGCAGATGGACCTAATGGTAGTTATGCTGGTATACAGTATAATAAGTCTCTGGAACAGTGGGTTCCTCAGGACAAGAAGGATGAGCTGATTGTAAAGCTTGTTCCACGGGTGCAGGAACTGCAGAATCAGCTCCATGAATGGACTGAGTGGGCTAATCAGAAGGTTATGCAGGCTGCTCGACGGCTCAGTAAGGACAAGGCTGAACTTAAGACACTGAGGCAAGAGAAGGAGGAAGTTGAACGACTCAAGAAAGAGAAGCAGATTTTGGAGGAAAACACTATGAAGAAGCTCTCTGAAATGGAGAATGCTTTGTGTAAGGCCAGCGGGCAGGTGGAGCGAGCTAATTCTGCTGTGCGTAGGCTTGACGTAGAGAATGCTGCCCTGAGACAAGAGATGGAAGCAGCTAAATTACGTGCAGCGGAGTCAGCTGCAAGCTGTCAGGAAGTATCAATGAGAGAGAAGAAGACACAAAAGAAGTTTCAATCATGGGAGAAGCAAAAAACTTTGTTCCGAGAGGAGCTTGTGACTGAAAAAAGGAAGGTTGCACAGCTGCTACAGGAACTAGAGCGAGAGAAAGCTCTACAGGAACAATTTGAG
- the LOC123211390 gene encoding putative E3 ubiquitin-protein ligase RF298 isoform X4, translated as MASLVAKGSSIGSYQVSPLMSVQEKGSRNKRKFRADPPLGEMNKVIPSGQNESPTYEFSAEKFEITPAHGQASACDFCGVTQDHADGLKLDLGLSTAVCSSEVGPSRPREEIEAEEFQDADWNDLTESQLEELVLSNLDTIFKSAIRKIIACGYTAEVATKAVLRSGLCYGCKDTVSNIVDNTLTFLRNGQEINSSREHYFEDLQQLEKYILAELVCVLREVRPFFSTGDAMWCLLICDMNVAHACAMDGDPLSSFSSDGASIGNSYVSTQPQVKTEAKNSEMSLPNPCKPVPSISCSHCSQSEAPAMAGVPNMTKSNSLVLSGLSEKESSNLMSDAADKTFSAAGTSQSTVLEEKFVGSRKVHSSSTKREYVLRQKSLHLEKHYRTYGSKGSSRAGKLNGLGGLILDKRQKSVTESTSVNIKNTSLKISKAIEVHQENGNHNPSTTPGPSSPVVFTSESSNASSNAISALPKTSILSTLPPVSNPSTFPLANNLSSLSSADTELSLSLLTKGNSAQVPVSANADGPNGSYAGIQYNKSLEQWVPQDKKDELIVKLVPRVQELQNQLHEWTEWANQKVMQAARRLSKDKAELKTLRQEKEEVERLKKEKQILEENTMKKLSEMENALCKASGQVERANSAVRRLDVENAALRQEMEAAKLRAAESAASCQEVSMREKKTQKKFQSWEKQKTLFREELVTEKRKVAQLLQELEREKALQEQFEPLQDLRR; from the exons ATGGCATCATTGGTTGCTAAGGGAAGTAGTATTGGTAGTTATCAAGTGTCTCCTCTGATGTCGGTTCAAGAAAAAGGCAGCAGAAATAAGAGGAAGTTTCGAGCTGATCCGCCTTTAGGTGAAATGAATAAGGTTATACCTTCAGGTCAAAATGAGTCCCCAACTTATGAATTCTCAGCAGAGAAATTTGAAATCACCCCGGCTCATGGACAAGCTAGTGCCTGTGACTTTTGTGGTGTTACACAAGACCATGCTGATGGGTTAAAACTGGACCTTGGATTGTCTACTGCTGTATGTTCATCTGAGGTTGGTCCAAGCCGACCTAGAGAAGAAATAGAGGCAGAGGAGTTTCAAGATGCTGATTGGAATGACCTCACAGAAAGTCAGCTAGAAGAACTTGTTTTGAGCAATTTGGACACAATTTTCAAGAGtgcaataagaaaaattattgctTGTGGCTACACAGCAGAAGTAGCTACAAAGGCTGTCTTGAGGTCTGGCCTTTGTTATGGTTGTAAAGATACTGTTTCAAATATAGTAGATAACACCTTAACATTCCTTAGAAATGGCCAAGAGATAAATTCTTCCAGGGAACACTATTTTGAGGATTTACAACAGCTGGAGAAGTATATACTGGCAGAACTGGTTTGTGTTCTTCGAGAAGTTAGGCCTTTCTTCAGTACTGGGGATGCAATGTGGTGCTTATTAATTTGTGACATGAATGTCGCTCATGCATGTGCAATGGATGGTGATCCCTTAAGTAGTTTCTCAAGTGATGGAGCTTCAATTGGGAATTCATATGTTTCCACCCAACCCCAGGTTAAAACAGAGGCAAAAAATTCTGAAATGAGTCTTCCGAATCCCTGTAAGCCAGTTCCTTCAATCTCTTGTTCTCATTGTTCTCAATCTGAGGCACCTGCCATGGCAGGGGTTCCAAATATGACAAAATCAAATTCGCTTGTTCTCAGTGGACTTTCAGAGAAAGAGAGCTCCAATTTGATGTCTGATGCTGCGGATAAAACTTTCAGTGCTGCAGGAACATCTCAATCCACTGTATTGGAGGAAAAATTTGTGGGTAGTAGAAAGGTACATTCAAGTAGTACCAAGAGAGAATATGTGCTTCGTCAGAAGTCTCTTCATTTGGAGAAACACTACCGAACATATGGATCTAAAGGATCCTCAAGAGCTGGGAAACTGAATGGTTTGGGTGGCTTAATCTTAGATAAGAGACAAAAATCCGTGACTGAGAGCACTTCTGTCAACATAAAGAACACTTCCTTAAAAATAAGCAAGGCCATTGAAGTACATCAAGAAAATGGGAACCACAATCCATCGACCACTCCTGGACCCTCTTCACCTGTAGTGTTTACTTCAGAAAGTTCTAATGCCAGTTCTAATGCCATTTCTGCATTGCCTAAGACCAGTATACTATCCACACTCCCTCCAGTTAGTAATCCATCTACTTTTCCTTTAGCCAATAACCTGTCTTCATTATCATCTGCTGATACAGAGCTTTCTCTTTCATTGCTTACCAAAGGTAACTCTGCTCAAGTTCCTGTTAGTGCTAATGCAGATGGACCTAATGGTAGTTATGCTGGTATACAGTATAATAAGTCTCTGGAACAGTGGGTTCCTCAGGACAAGAAGGATGAGCTGATTGTAAAGCTTGTTCCACGGGTGCAGGAACTGCAGAATCAGCTCCATGAATGGACTGAGTGGGCTAATCAGAAGGTTATGCAGGCTGCTCGACGGCTCAGTAAGGACAAGGCTGAACTTAAGACACTGAGGCAAGAGAAGGAGGAAGTTGAACGACTCAAGAAAGAGAAGCAGATTTTGGAGGAAAACACTATGAAGAAGCTCTCTGAAATGGAGAATGCTTTGTGTAAGGCCAGCGGGCAGGTGGAGCGAGCTAATTCTGCTGTGCGTAGGCTTGACGTAGAGAATGCTGCCCTGAGACAAGAGATGGAAGCAGCTAAATTACGTGCAGCGGAGTCAGCTGCAAGCTGTCAGGAAGTATCAATGAGAGAGAAGAAGACACAAAAGAAGTTTCAATCATGGGAGAAGCAAAAAACTTTGTTCCGAGAGGAGCTTGTGACTGAAAAAAGGAAGGTTGCACAGCTGCTACAGGAACTAGAGCGAGAGAAAGCTCTACAGGAACAATTTGAG CCATTGCAGGACCTGAGGCGCTAG
- the LOC123211390 gene encoding putative E3 ubiquitin-protein ligase RF298 isoform X3 encodes MASLVAKGSSIGSYQVSPLMSVQEKGSRNKRKFRADPPLGEMNKVIPSGQNESPTYEFSAEKFEITPAHGQASACDFCGVTQDHADGLKLDLGLSTAVCSSEVGPSRPREEIEAEEFQDADWNDLTESQLEELVLSNLDTIFKSAIRKIIACGYTAEVATKAVLRSGLCYGCKDTVSNIVDNTLTFLRNGQEINSSREHYFEDLQQLEKYILAELVCVLREVRPFFSTGDAMWCLLICDMNVAHACAMDGDPLSSFSSDGASIGNSYVSTQPQVKTEAKNSEMSLPNPCKPVPSISCSHCSQSEAPAMAGVPNMTKSNSLVLSGLSEKESSNLMSDAADKTFSAAGTSQSTVLEEKFVGSRKVHSSSTKREYVLRQKSLHLEKHYRTYGSKGSSRAGKLNGLGGLILDKRQKSVTESTSVNIKNTSLKISKAIEVHQENGNHNPSTTPGPSSPVVFTSESSNASSNAISALPKTSILSTLPPVSNPSTFPLANNLSSLSSADTELSLSLLTKGNSAQVPVSANADGPNGSYAGIQYNKSLEQWVPQDKKDELIVKLVPRVQELQNQLHEWTEWANQKVMQAARRLSKDKAELKTLRQEKEEVERLKKEKQILEENTMKKLSEMENALCKASGQVERANSAVRRLDVENAALRQEMEAAKLRAAESAASCQEVSMREKKTQKKFQSWEKQKTLFREELVTEKRKVAQLLQELEREKALQEQFECATLSSYNNVGLVA; translated from the exons ATGGCATCATTGGTTGCTAAGGGAAGTAGTATTGGTAGTTATCAAGTGTCTCCTCTGATGTCGGTTCAAGAAAAAGGCAGCAGAAATAAGAGGAAGTTTCGAGCTGATCCGCCTTTAGGTGAAATGAATAAGGTTATACCTTCAGGTCAAAATGAGTCCCCAACTTATGAATTCTCAGCAGAGAAATTTGAAATCACCCCGGCTCATGGACAAGCTAGTGCCTGTGACTTTTGTGGTGTTACACAAGACCATGCTGATGGGTTAAAACTGGACCTTGGATTGTCTACTGCTGTATGTTCATCTGAGGTTGGTCCAAGCCGACCTAGAGAAGAAATAGAGGCAGAGGAGTTTCAAGATGCTGATTGGAATGACCTCACAGAAAGTCAGCTAGAAGAACTTGTTTTGAGCAATTTGGACACAATTTTCAAGAGtgcaataagaaaaattattgctTGTGGCTACACAGCAGAAGTAGCTACAAAGGCTGTCTTGAGGTCTGGCCTTTGTTATGGTTGTAAAGATACTGTTTCAAATATAGTAGATAACACCTTAACATTCCTTAGAAATGGCCAAGAGATAAATTCTTCCAGGGAACACTATTTTGAGGATTTACAACAGCTGGAGAAGTATATACTGGCAGAACTGGTTTGTGTTCTTCGAGAAGTTAGGCCTTTCTTCAGTACTGGGGATGCAATGTGGTGCTTATTAATTTGTGACATGAATGTCGCTCATGCATGTGCAATGGATGGTGATCCCTTAAGTAGTTTCTCAAGTGATGGAGCTTCAATTGGGAATTCATATGTTTCCACCCAACCCCAGGTTAAAACAGAGGCAAAAAATTCTGAAATGAGTCTTCCGAATCCCTGTAAGCCAGTTCCTTCAATCTCTTGTTCTCATTGTTCTCAATCTGAGGCACCTGCCATGGCAGGGGTTCCAAATATGACAAAATCAAATTCGCTTGTTCTCAGTGGACTTTCAGAGAAAGAGAGCTCCAATTTGATGTCTGATGCTGCGGATAAAACTTTCAGTGCTGCAGGAACATCTCAATCCACTGTATTGGAGGAAAAATTTGTGGGTAGTAGAAAGGTACATTCAAGTAGTACCAAGAGAGAATATGTGCTTCGTCAGAAGTCTCTTCATTTGGAGAAACACTACCGAACATATGGATCTAAAGGATCCTCAAGAGCTGGGAAACTGAATGGTTTGGGTGGCTTAATCTTAGATAAGAGACAAAAATCCGTGACTGAGAGCACTTCTGTCAACATAAAGAACACTTCCTTAAAAATAAGCAAGGCCATTGAAGTACATCAAGAAAATGGGAACCACAATCCATCGACCACTCCTGGACCCTCTTCACCTGTAGTGTTTACTTCAGAAAGTTCTAATGCCAGTTCTAATGCCATTTCTGCATTGCCTAAGACCAGTATACTATCCACACTCCCTCCAGTTAGTAATCCATCTACTTTTCCTTTAGCCAATAACCTGTCTTCATTATCATCTGCTGATACAGAGCTTTCTCTTTCATTGCTTACCAAAGGTAACTCTGCTCAAGTTCCTGTTAGTGCTAATGCAGATGGACCTAATGGTAGTTATGCTGGTATACAGTATAATAAGTCTCTGGAACAGTGGGTTCCTCAGGACAAGAAGGATGAGCTGATTGTAAAGCTTGTTCCACGGGTGCAGGAACTGCAGAATCAGCTCCATGAATGGACTGAGTGGGCTAATCAGAAGGTTATGCAGGCTGCTCGACGGCTCAGTAAGGACAAGGCTGAACTTAAGACACTGAGGCAAGAGAAGGAGGAAGTTGAACGACTCAAGAAAGAGAAGCAGATTTTGGAGGAAAACACTATGAAGAAGCTCTCTGAAATGGAGAATGCTTTGTGTAAGGCCAGCGGGCAGGTGGAGCGAGCTAATTCTGCTGTGCGTAGGCTTGACGTAGAGAATGCTGCCCTGAGACAAGAGATGGAAGCAGCTAAATTACGTGCAGCGGAGTCAGCTGCAAGCTGTCAGGAAGTATCAATGAGAGAGAAGAAGACACAAAAGAAGTTTCAATCATGGGAGAAGCAAAAAACTTTGTTCCGAGAGGAGCTTGTGACTGAAAAAAGGAAGGTTGCACAGCTGCTACAGGAACTAGAGCGAGAGAAAGCTCTACAGGAACAATTTGAG TGTGCCACTTTGTCA